A portion of the Ricinus communis isolate WT05 ecotype wild-type chromosome 10, ASM1957865v1, whole genome shotgun sequence genome contains these proteins:
- the LOC8267163 gene encoding large ribosomal RNA subunit accumulation protein YCED homolog 1, chloroplastic isoform X1 → MSSLIFTPSVAPSSLGNKQKVHTLVYQKNFSSSPSISIFHYKCSWASMLSVSNKNNSRSIPNNQKFTDVSLGWDDLEEENPEDMESPWEGAIIYKRNPSVSHIEYCTTLERLGLGKVSTEVSKSRASVMGLRVTKAVKDFPLGTPVQISIDVTRKKQKLRLDGIIKTVLTLTCNRCGVPTAGSIYSNFSLLLSEEQIEEPEIVDMGMIFGEDKFESSAASGYEEEDDDDASIDWDDRFYFPPVEKEIDISKNIRDLVHIEIADNAICDASCKGVCLNCGTNLNTSSCSCSKEKNKEKGYGPLKDLKKQMQPKG, encoded by the exons ATGTCTTCTCTAATCTTCACACCCTCAGTAGCCCCATCCTCACTTGGGAACAAACAGAAGGTACACACTTTGGTATATCAGAAAAACTTTTCATCAAGTCCGAGCATTTCCATTTTCCATTACAAATGTTCGTGGGCTAGTATGTTAAGTGTATCTAATAAGAATAACTCACGTAGTATCCCTAACAATCAGAAGTTCACTGATGTATCTTTGGGTTGGGATGATCTGGAGGAAGAAAACCCTGAAGATATGGAGTCACCATGGGAAGGTGCAATTATTTACAAGAGAAACCCTTCAGTTTCACACATAGAGTACTGTACAACCTTGGAAAGGCTTGGATTAGGAAAAGTTTCCACTGAGGTTTCAAAATCAAGGGCTTCAGTTATGGGATTGCGTGTTACTAAAGCTGTGAAGGATTTCCCACTTGGAACTCCTGTTCAGATCTCCATTGATGTGACAAGGAAGAAGCAAAAGTTGAGGCTTGATGGAATCATCAAGACCGTCCTCACTCTAACTTGCAACAG GTGTGGTGTGCCGACTGCTGGGAGCATTTACTCCAACTTCTCTCTTTTACTAAGTGAGGAACAAATTGAAGAACCAGAGATTGTCGATATGGGAATGATCTTCGGTGAAGATAAATTTGAGTCTTCTGCAGCAAGTGGCTATGAAGAAGAGgatgacgatgatgcttcaaTTGATTGGGATGATAGGTTTTATTTTCCTCCtgtagaaaaggaaattgatatttcgaagaacataagagaCTTGGTACATATAGAAATTGCAGACAATGCAATATGTGATGCAAGTTGCAAAGGTGTGTGCCTGAATTGTGGTACAAATCTGAACACGAGTAGTTGCAGCTGTAGCaaagagaagaacaaagagaaAGGTTATGGCCCTCTTAAAGATTTAAAGAAACAAATGCAGCCAAAAGGTTAA
- the LOC8267162 gene encoding glucosamine 6-phosphate N-acetyltransferase, producing MHGNNSLSGEQKFQVRRLEISDKSKGFLELLQQLTVCDSVSDKEFEARFQEISSYGDDHLICVIEDEQSGKIIATGSVFIEKKFIRNCGEVGHIEDVVVDSTARGKQLGKKIITFLTDHAQSMGCYKVILDCSTENKSFYEKCGYRQKEIQMVKYFN from the coding sequence ATGCATGGCAATAACTCATTGAGTGGTGAACAGAAGTTTCAAGTCCGGAGGTTGGAGATATCCGACAAAAGCAAAGGTTTTTTAGAGTTATTGCAACAATTAACAGTTTGTGATTCTGTGTCAGACAAGGAATTTGAAGCCCGGTTCCAAGAGATTAGCTCTTATGGTGATGACCATCTTATATGTGTAATTGAAGATGAACAATCTGGGAAGATAATTGCAACTGGGAGTGTGTTTATTGAAAAGAAGTTCATAAGGAATTGCGGGGAAGTCGGGCACATTGAAGATGTTGTGGTCGATTCCACTGCTCGAGGGAAACAGTTGGGAAAGAAGATTATCACCTTCCTGACAGACCATGCTCAATCAATGGGATGCTATAAGGTCATTCTAGATTGCTCTACTGAGAATAAATCATTTTATGAGAAGTGTGGATACAGGCAGAAAGAAATTCAGATGGTGAAGTATTTCAATTGA
- the LOC8267163 gene encoding large ribosomal RNA subunit accumulation protein YCED homolog 1, chloroplastic isoform X2 produces MSSLIFTPSVAPSSLGNKQKKFTDVSLGWDDLEEENPEDMESPWEGAIIYKRNPSVSHIEYCTTLERLGLGKVSTEVSKSRASVMGLRVTKAVKDFPLGTPVQISIDVTRKKQKLRLDGIIKTVLTLTCNRCGVPTAGSIYSNFSLLLSEEQIEEPEIVDMGMIFGEDKFESSAASGYEEEDDDDASIDWDDRFYFPPVEKEIDISKNIRDLVHIEIADNAICDASCKGVCLNCGTNLNTSSCSCSKEKNKEKGYGPLKDLKKQMQPKG; encoded by the exons ATGTCTTCTCTAATCTTCACACCCTCAGTAGCCCCATCCTCACTTGGGAACAAACAGAAG AAGTTCACTGATGTATCTTTGGGTTGGGATGATCTGGAGGAAGAAAACCCTGAAGATATGGAGTCACCATGGGAAGGTGCAATTATTTACAAGAGAAACCCTTCAGTTTCACACATAGAGTACTGTACAACCTTGGAAAGGCTTGGATTAGGAAAAGTTTCCACTGAGGTTTCAAAATCAAGGGCTTCAGTTATGGGATTGCGTGTTACTAAAGCTGTGAAGGATTTCCCACTTGGAACTCCTGTTCAGATCTCCATTGATGTGACAAGGAAGAAGCAAAAGTTGAGGCTTGATGGAATCATCAAGACCGTCCTCACTCTAACTTGCAACAG GTGTGGTGTGCCGACTGCTGGGAGCATTTACTCCAACTTCTCTCTTTTACTAAGTGAGGAACAAATTGAAGAACCAGAGATTGTCGATATGGGAATGATCTTCGGTGAAGATAAATTTGAGTCTTCTGCAGCAAGTGGCTATGAAGAAGAGgatgacgatgatgcttcaaTTGATTGGGATGATAGGTTTTATTTTCCTCCtgtagaaaaggaaattgatatttcgaagaacataagagaCTTGGTACATATAGAAATTGCAGACAATGCAATATGTGATGCAAGTTGCAAAGGTGTGTGCCTGAATTGTGGTACAAATCTGAACACGAGTAGTTGCAGCTGTAGCaaagagaagaacaaagagaaAGGTTATGGCCCTCTTAAAGATTTAAAGAAACAAATGCAGCCAAAAGGTTAA